A genomic stretch from Lathyrus oleraceus cultivar Zhongwan6 chromosome 2, CAAS_Psat_ZW6_1.0, whole genome shotgun sequence includes:
- the LOC127123836 gene encoding uncharacterized protein LOC127123836, with the protein MGGSKASSTSEVGNGLPRCGCNETMKLLVSKSIENPGRKFWKCRNYMNGCGLFLWDDLVSEFAVKETNPSGCRQCEVNKAYLIEFAKEIVEEIDCRVGKLNKLEKLKKKIAMEKRKNLWLMFVIGLSWMLIAAMVKLV; encoded by the exons ATGGGTGGCAGCAAGGCATCTTCCACGAGTGAAGTTGGAAACGGCTTACCAAGATGTGGATGCAATGAAACCATGAAGTTGTTGGTCTCCAAGTCAATTGAAAACCCCGGTCGCAAATTTTGGAAATGCAGGAATTATATG AATGGGTGCGGTTTATTTTTGTGGGATGATTTGGTCAGTGAGTTTGCAGTGAAAGAAACCAATCCGTCCGGATGCCGCCAATGTGAAGTCAACAAGGcttatttgattgaatttgcTAAAGAGATTGTTGAGGAGATAGATTGCAGAGTCGGAAAGCTTAACAAGTTAGAAAAACTGAAGAAAAAGATTGCAATGGAAAAGAGGAAAAATTTATGGTTAATGTTTGTAATTGGTCTGTCATGGATGTTGATAGCAGCTATGGTTAAGTTAGTCTAA